A window of Juglans regia cultivar Chandler chromosome 7, Walnut 2.0, whole genome shotgun sequence contains these coding sequences:
- the LOC108984609 gene encoding mitogen-activated protein kinase homolog D5, whose translation MDAAGGPPPPADAVMTDAQPDPQPQQPQPQPEQAMGMENISATLSHGGRFIQYNIFGNIFEVTAKYKPPIMPIGKGAYGIVCSFLNSEANEHVAIKKIANAFDNKIDAKRTLREIKLLRHMDHENVVAIRDIIPPPQREAFNDVYIAYELMDTDLHQIIRSNQALSEEHCQYFLYQILRGLKYIHSANVLHRDLKPSNLLLNANCDLKICDFGLARVTSETDFMTEYVVTRWYRAPELLLNSSDYTAAIDVWSVGCIFMELMDRKPLFPGRDHVHQLSLLLELIGTPSEADLGSLNENAKRYIRQRPLHHRQSFTEKFPNVHPAAIDLVEKMLTFDPRQRITVEGALAHPYLTSLHDISDEPVCMTPFSFDFEQHALSEEQMKELIYREALAFNPEYQQQ comes from the exons ATGGACGCAGCAGGAGGGCCACCTCCACCGGCCGACGCTGTAATGACGGATGCCCAGCCTGACCCGCAGCCACAGCAACCGCAACCGCAACCGGAACAGGCCATGGGGATGGAGAACATATCGGCGACGTTGAGTCACGGAGGGAGATTCATTCAGTACAACATCTTTGGCAACATCTTTGAGGTTACAGCCAAGTACAAGCCCCCCATCATGCCCATCGGCAAAGGCGCATACGGCATCGTTTG CTCTTTTTTGAACTCGGAGGCGAATGAACACGTGGCTATAAAAAAGATTGCGAATGCGTTCGACAACAAGATCGACGCCAAGAGGACTCTCCGCGAGATCAAGCTGCTTCGCCACATGGATCATGAAAAC GTTGTTGCAATCAGGGATATAATACCACCCCCACAGAGGGAGGCATTTAACGATGTTTATATTGCCTATGAGCTAATGGACACTGACCTGCACCAGATTATTCGTTCCAATCAAGCGTTGTCAGAGGAGCATTGTCAG TATTTCCTATATCAGATCCTCCGTGGATTGAAATACATACATTCTGCAAATGTTCTGCACAGAGACTTAAAGCCCAGCAATCTTCTTTTAAATGCCAATTGTGACttgaaaatatgtgattttggtCTAGCTCGTGTCACCTCTGAAACCGATTTTATGACAGAATATGTTGTTACAAGATGGTACCGTGCACCAGAGCTGTTATTGAACTCTTCAGATTACACTGCTGCTATTGATGTATGGTCGGTTGGTTGTATTTTCATGGAGTTGATGGATCGAAAGCCCTTGTTTCCTGGTCGAGATCATGTGCATCAGCTAAGTTTGCTGTTGgag CTGATTGGCACCCCGTCAGAGGCTGACTTGGGGTCCTTGAATGAAAATGCTAAAAGGTATATTCGGCAACGTCCTCTTCACCATCGGCAGTCCTTCACCGAAAAGTTTCCTAATGTCCATCCTGCAGCTATTGACCTTGTTGAAAAGATGTTGACATTTGATCCCAGACAGAGGATTACTG TTGAAGGCGCATTGGCTCATCCCTACTTGACATCTCTGCATGACATCAGTGACGAGCCTGTGTGCATGACTCCCTTCAGCTTTGACTTTGAGCAGCATGCACTGAGTGAGGAACAGATGAAGGAGCTGATATATAGGGAGGCTCTTGCATTTAACCCCGAGTATCAGCAACAATGA
- the LOC108984612 gene encoding protein FAM133-like → MGKNQAYKAMQRARLGSSSAAAEEIEDGMVDGSFHSPEWHAARLASLKTSHTITWEEFKKKQKEDEMKKGEVEADKDRMMREYRAQLDAERARKLAQGKTNSSSKYNHKKDKDKELKKRSSRKRKHSRRRRSSGSSSSSSSSDSSSSDEEERESSRSKSSRSRSKRTKKEKKHKSRTKHSCSDDEEADGPMPLSRFFDSVKS, encoded by the exons ATGGGCAAAAATCAAGCTTACAAAGCTATGCAGAGAGCCAGGCTGGGCTCCAGCTCTGCTGCGGCTGAGGAGATTGAAGACGGCATG GTGGATGGTTCATTTCATTCGCCAGAGTGGCATGCTGCTCGTTTGGCCAGTCTTAAAACTTCTCACACTATCACCTGGGAAGAGTTTAAAAAGAAGCAAAAG GAAGACGAAATGAAAAAGGGGGAAGTGGAAGCAGATAAAGATAGAATGATGAGAGAATACAGAGCTCAACTGGATGCTGAAAGGGCACGCAAACTTGCCCAAGGAAAAACCAACTCCAGTAGtaaatataatcacaaaaaag ATAAGGACAAAGAATTAAAGAAACGAAGCAGCAGAAAGAGAAAG CATTCAAGGAGGAGGAGATCTTCTGGCTCTAGCTCCTCAAGTTCATCCTCCGATTCTTCCAGTAGTGATGAAGAGGAGAGAGAATCAAGTAGATCTAAATCAAGTAGATCTAGGTCCAAgagaacaaagaaagaaaagaagcacAAGTCAAGAACCAAGCACTCTTGCAGTGACGACGAAGAGGCTGATGGTCCCATGCCACTTTCTAGATTCTTTGACAGTGTGAAGAGCTAA